From Pseudoalteromonas piratica:
CAACAAACCTTACAGATGACTAACCAATTAACACAACAAGGTATGCAACTAGCCACGGTCACGCCACAACTAAGCCAAGCATTCAATGCTGTAGGTCAGAAAATGGCTGGAACATGGCTTGCCGAAGCAACTCGCAGCGAGCAAGTAACCTTAACACGTTATTTAGAGGCTAAGCATGCTGTCTCAAATTAACCGTCTTAATGTAACACTCAGCATACTGTGTATTTTTGCCATCTTTGTGTTGGTTTTAATGCAAGTAATTTTAAGAGCGTTTAACTTATACATTCCCTCGCTCAATGAAATTTCTGGCTACTTACTAATTTGTAGTTTCTTTTTGGCTCTTGGCTACAGTTTTGAGCAAGCTAAGCACATTCGTGTGTCACTGATTTTTGAGCTTCATAATCCTAAACTCAGTCATATGGCTGAACTATTCAGTTACGTACTTGCTTCACTTATAAGCGTATTTATTTCATATGCACTGTTACAACTCACTCTCGATTCTTATCAATTTAAAGAAGTGTCTAGCGGTGAAATTGCAATTTTAGAATGGCCTATTCAGGCAATATTAGTTTATGCCAGCGTAATAATGACATTGACCATTGGTTTAAAAGGGTGGGAGGTATTACGTGGACATCGTTAGTTTAAGCATCATTTTAGCCGGGGTTTTTGCTGTATTATTGCTAACAGGCGTGTGGATAGGTTTTAGTTTAATTGGTGTTTCACTATTGGCATTATTATTAAATGGTAATACTGCTATAGAGTTAATTTTCGCTGGCACTGCATTTGCCCATTTAACCCCTTGGTCGCTTATTGCGCTGCCCTTATTTATCTGGATGGGGGAGTTACTTTACAAAGCGAAAGTTGCCGATGACTTATTCAATGGTTTAAGCCCATTACTTACTAAGTTACCTGGTGGTCACTTACATATCAATGTGTTTGGTTCTGGCATTTTTGCTGCTCTGTCAGGCTCTTCTGCGGCTACTGCCGCAACAATTGGCCGTATGACAATTCCCGAGCTAAAGAAACGCGGCTATAACGAGCAAGATATTTACGGCTCTCTCGCTGGTTCTGCCACGCTTGGATTACTGATCCCACCTTCTATTATTCTGATTGTATACGGTGTCGCAGCCGATATCTCAATCGCGGATCTGTTTATCGCGGGTATTCTACCGGGCTTAATCTTGCTGTTAATGTTTTCAAGCTATATTGCCATTCGTGGCTTTAAACAGCCAAAAGCGACCTTTCAAGCAACATCTAAGGGCAGCCCTTGGCAGCTTTTACCCATTATTTCACTTATTGTGTTTGTTATCACAGCTATATATTTTGGTTTTGCGACGCCAAGTGAATCTGCAGCACTCGGAATTGTTGGCAGTTTTATTTTAATAAAAGCTAAGAAGAAACTGTCGTTTAGCTTGATAAAAGAAAGTCTTATTGATGCTGCGTTGACTAGTGCAATGATCTTATTAATTTTACTTGGTGCCAGCTTTGTTACTATCGCTATGGGCTTTTTACAATTACCGGCTACACTTGCTACTTGGATTGCCAGCTTAGAGCTCAGCAATTACCAGCTGCTTATATGCCTTACTTTGGCGTTTATTGTGTTAGGGCTCTTTTTGGATGGCATTTCTATTATTGTTCTAACCGCAGCCATTTTATTACCAATTGTTGAGTTAGCTGGAATTGATCTAATTTGGTTTGGTATTTATTTGGTGATTGTTGTTGAGATATCACAAATTACGCCACCCATTGGTTTTAATCTATTTGTTTTAAAGTCATTGACCAATGCATCACTCTCACAGCTTGCTCGCGCATGTGTACCATACTTTATAATCATGCTAATGATGTTAGGATTATTGGTGATGTTTCCACATATAGTGATTGGACTATAACAAGGTTAAAGTTTAGAGATAAAAAAACCGGCTTTCGCCGGTTTTTTAAACGTGTTTATTTAATCACTTTCAAATGTGAACCACGCTTTTTAGGTGGCTCATCATTGTTATCGCCCTCAGGCTTCGCTTCCTCTAAGGGGCTTACTTCATGCTCTTCATACTCTGAAAAATCTTCAGGTGTGAAAACTGTACCTTCACCATTTTCACGAGCATAAATGGCAAGTACCGCACCAACAGGTACAACAACACGCATTGGCTGACCACCAAAGCGAGCATTGAAACTCACTTCATGATTATCCATATGGAACTGTGCAACCGCTGTAGGGTTAATGTTTAAAACAATTTGTCCATCTTGTACAAACTGCATAGGCACAACCACATTTGGAAAGTCAGCATTAACAACTAAATGTGGCGTACATTGATTGTCGACAATCCAATCAAAGAAAGCGCGAAGTAAATAAGGGCGATTAGAAGTCATTAAAGTCTAATCTCACGCTCAGCTTCAGTTAAAGACGCTTGGAAAGACTCACGCTCAAATAAACGCATCATATAGTCTTTCATCTCTTTACTACCTTGACCTGTCAATTCAATGCCAAGCTCAGGTAAGCGCCATAATAACGGGGCTAAGTAACAATCGATTAAGCTGAATTCTTCACTCATAAAGTAAGGCGCTTCACCAAAAATTGGTGCTACAGCTAAAAGGCCTTCTGTTAATTCACGACGTGAAGTTTCAACATCAACACCTGCAGAGATCTTCTTCGCTAAGCTGTACCAATCGTTTTCAATGCGGTGCATCATTAAACGACTACGGCCACGCATCACTGGGTATACAGGCATTAATGGTGGGTGAGGAAAACGCTCGTCTAGATATTCCATGATGATGTTTGCTTCGTATAAACCAAGCTCACGATCGATCAGGGTCGGTACTGTGCCATAAGGGTTAATTTCGTGTAACGCTTCTGGCAAATTGTCCTTTTCTGCTAGGTGAATATCAACACTCACGCCTTTCTCTGCAAGTACAATACGTACTTGGTGGCTATACATACAGTTTTCACCTGAAAACAGTGTCATCACAGGGCGCTTATTGGCAGCTACAGCCATGCTTTCCTCCAGTATATTAAAAACAGCAATAGGGGCTTAAGCCCCTATTACAAATTTTGTGCTAAAAAGTGTGCAAATTAATGCACATCTCTCCAGTATTCTTTCTTCAGTAAGAACGCTAGGATAAATAGGATTACTAGGAAACCTAATACCTTATAACCAATCGCTTCTGACTGTAGACGTGTTGGTTCACCAACATACGCTAAGAAGTTAGTTAAGTCACGAACAGCGTGGTCATACTCGTCGTCGCTCATTTCGCCTGAACCATCAGTCGTAATTTCAACTACTTTCTGAACTTTCACACCGTGCTCTTCAACTTCCTCAAAACGAGCCGTTGGTACACCTTGCAACTCTTGCAATACGTGTGGCATACCCACTGATGGGAATACAGAGTTGTTTACACCAAATGGACGGCTTTCATCTACATAGAAAGACTTAAGGTAAGTGTAAATCCAATCTGCACCACGAACACGTGCTACTAATGTTAAATCTGGTGGTGGAGCACCAAACCACTTAGCTGCATCGTCTTGCTCGATAGCGTTAAGAATGTGACTACCTACTTTTGAACCATCAAAAATAAGTTGCTCTTCACCAACTTTAGTTGGAATACCAATATCACGGAATGTACGCTCATAACGTTGGTACTGCATTTGGTGACAACCTAAGCAGTAGTTCATGAACAATTTAGCACCACGTTGTAAAGACGCTTTATCCGTTAAATCATGGTTCGCATCTAATAGTGGAACCGACGGGCCTGCTGCCATTGTTAATGAAGGCAACAAAGCGAATAAACCAATAATTAGCTTTTTCATCATTTCGTTAACCTCTCTGGCAGTGGCTTAGTCTTTTCGTTTTTACTGTAGAAGAACAGTAATACGAAGAACATGAAGTAAGTTACAGTCGTAATTTGTGATAACACAGTTTTAAAGTCTGTTTGTGGTGTTGCACCAACCCAACCAAGGATGATGAAAGTAACAACAAACTGAGCAATGTTTAACTTGTGGAAACCACAACGGTAACGAATTGATTTCACTTTACCACGGTCAATCCAAGGTAATAACGCAAGCACAACAATTGATGCACCCATCGCGATTACACCTAGTAGCTTATCAGGGATAGCACGTAGGATTGCGTAGAACGGTGTGAAGTACCAAACAGGGAAAATATGTTCAGGTGTCTTCAGCGGGTTTGCAGCTTCAAAGTTTGGCGCTTCTAGGAAGAAACCACCCATTTCTGGTGCAAAGAAAACAACCCAACAGAACAAGATTAAGAAACCTGTCACACCCACAATATCTTTAACTGTGTAGTAAGGGTGGAATGGAATCGCATCAACGATGTCTTTCTTGCTTGTATAGTATTCGTGGAACTTAAATTTCGCTTTATCTTCTTCAGCAACAGTGCCTTTCTTACGCTTAATTTCAACGCCGTCTGGGTTGTTAGAACCCACTTCGTGAAGTGCAATAATGTGTAAGAAAATTAAGATAACGAGTACCAGTGGTAATGCAATTACGTGTAGTGCGAAGAAGCGGTTAAGCGTTGCACCTGAAATTACGTAGTCACCACGGATCCATTGAGTTAGGTCTTCACCAATTACCGGAATTGCACCAAACAGTGAAATGATTACCTGTGCACCCCAGAAAGACATTTGTCCCCAAGGTAATAAGTAACCCATAAATGCTTCAGCCATTAGCGCTAAGAAGATGAACATACCGAATAACCACAGTAATTCACGTGGCTTTTGGTAAGAACCGTAGATCATGCCACGGAACATGTGTAGGTAAACAACAACGAAGAATGCAGAAGCACCCGTTGAGTGTAAATAACGCAGTAACCAGCCGTACTCAACATCACGCATGATGTATTCAACTGATGCGAACGCACCTTCTGCTGAAGGAACATAGTTCATTGTTAACCAAATACCCGTAACGATTTGGTTAACAAGTACTAGCATGGCAAGTGAGCCAAAGAAGTACCAGAAGTTAAAGTTTTTCGGCGCAGGATATTGAGCAATGTGCATATTCCAAACGCGAGTCATCGGAATACGTTGATCAATCCAGTCGATAATATTAGCAAACATTACGCAGCCCCTTCTTCTCCACCAACTAAGATAGTGGTGTCATCAATGAATGTGTAAGGAGGGATCTCTAGGTTTAATGGTGCTGGTACAGCTTGGAAAACACGGCCAGCCATATCAAACTTAGAACCATGACAAGGACAGAAGAAACCGTCTTCAGTACCTTCAACCTTTTCACCAAAACCACCGTTAAGGAAAGTTGGTGAACAACCAAGGTGAGTACAAATACCTACAGCAACAAAGATATTCTCTTTTTGCGAACGGTACGCATTTTTTGCGAACTCTGGTTGTTGCGGCTCGTCAGAATTAGGGTCACGAAGTTGACCTTCGTGAGCTTTCATCTGCTCAAGCATTTTTGGTGTACGATTGATAACCCATACAGGTTTACCTCGCCACTCAACACGAATTAATTGTCCTGGCTCAAGCTTCGAGATATCAACTTCTACAGGCGCGCCTGCAGATTTTGCTCTCTCACTTGGGTTCCACGACGCGATAAAAGGAACAGCAGCCCCTACAGCTCCCACACCACCAACAACAGAAGTTGCGATAGTTAGAAAGCGACGGCGGCTATTGTCTACTGGCGCATTGCTCATCCACTCATCTCCACTATGATTCCCAACACTTGCCATATTGAGAACATCAGTTACAGCAGTTTAAATTTTGACTTTACAAAATAGGTGCGATCATAAATAAAAGCCTTGATTAAAACAAGGTTATACGGGTCTTCAAGCACAATTAAATTGTATTTTAGTTCGATTTATTTGAAATCACGAACACACAGCCTAAAACTGTGAAAATTCTGTGCTTTTGCAGAGCTTACCCAAAAATGAATAAGTGAGTCCTGATAGAGATCAAAACTCTGCAAAAGTAAGTGTGAAATTCAAAGTTATTATACCAATTCTGTTAACTATGTGATCAGTGATAGCGTTAGATAAATGAAATGATAACAAGGCGGAATTTTTCTTATGTAGTTGTTCTACATTGATAAATTCTAACGCAGTTAGCATGATATTTAGTCCGCTAGGATGATCAGCTATTTAAGTGAGTTGGTATTAGTCGCTAAATTATGCTTTTCTGGCCACATTTGATGCAAGCCAGAGTATAGCAACCTGCGGGAGGATTAACCAATGAAATAAGCGAGGAAATTCCTCGCTTTAGACTAATTTGTGACTAAAATGTGAAAGAAAATCCAACGGAAGGACGCATTTCAAAGTCATCGCTCTGCTCGTTTAAAATCAAATCATCTGTCGATTTTACTTTAGTGTAGTCAAGATCAATGTAAGCAGTATTGTCTTTGGCATATAAGTTCATCACTTCCAAAATGAGTAACGCATCTAAACCAAAGAAGTCTGTTTTACGCTCAAATCGTACGTCTAAGCGATGATATGTGTCGAAACGTTCTGAAAATGGTTCGCCATACTCAGGTAAGAAATTCCCCTCAAATTCAGGGTTTTCTCGAACTCCAACGATAGGCGTGTAAGATTGACCACTGCGCGCAGTGAAGTTGAAACCGCCATTCCAGCGTTCACTAATTTGGTAATTAAACACCATATTAAACACCAGTGGTGTGTCGGCATAGTAGTCGCGAGTGATATCACGGCGTTCATCAGTACGTTCACTTTTGCCATAACTTAAACTCATCCAACCGTACCAACGATCGGTTTTGTTTTTATTAATCAGTAAATCGACACCATAAGCTCTTCCCGTAACATCATTGCTATAACGTAAATAGTGGTCAGCATCGTTTTCAGTAAGCGCTAACGGTAAGTTATCCATAGTTTTGTAATAGGTTTCAATTGACCAACTCCAGTCATCCGCCAAAAACTGCTGATAACCAACAACCGATTGATTTGCTGTTTGCGACTTTAAATTGGGGTTACCTGTATCTTCTAAAATCGTGTCAATTTCTTGCAAGCGATTGTAACTACCATATTTAGCCCATACAGACTGTGTTTGATTAATATGATACGTTAATCCTAAGCGAGGATGAGTAAACGCTTCATCACTGTAATCATTTTTTTGATGCTGCACACCAACATCAGCAATTATCGAGTCGGTAATCGTATATTGATAATTTGCACCGATAAAATAACTACCAATATCCACCTCTCTTTTCCCCGTTATGCGCTCTCCTTTTGTAAGCTCACAATCAGGGTCAAGCTCGGTACAAACATACAAAAAGGTATCGTATTCATAACTAATCGTTTTATCGAAATAAGCGGCATCAAAAGTAAGTAAGTCATCACCAGCAACATTAAAACTTAATCGCCATTTATAAGTTATGAGATCTTCTTTTTCTTCTTCAAAATAGCCTCTAGGCGTTATTGGGCTGCGGCCGTAATCTAATCGTCCAGAATGTGATAATGCACCTAAACCGGCTTTAGCTTGAAAACCTTTGCCATAATGATCCCAAATAATATTTTGGCTATCGAAGGAGCGAGAGAAATCTGCATCGCCTTGAAAATCCGGATTTTTAAGTGATAAGTCCGCTCGCTCACTAAAGCTTGCTGCGGCACTATCCTCTGCCCCCGTGAACAATACACTTAATACATTACTACTATTAACATCCCAGACAAATTTGCTTTGGTAATCATAGTCATCTGGCGCTTCATTAACCGTTATGCCTGTACTTTCTCCATCTTCATCTTCGATTTCTTCACCTTCTGAAAAAAATAATGGCAATGTGCTTTTTCGCCCAGAAAGGTAAAAAGCGATATCATCGGTCAGCGCCCCTTCAACAAAAACCCCCGCTTTAAACATAGTAAAATCAACTGTGGTTTTGATATTCTGATTTTTTGGGTTGCGCAGTGTGACATCAAATACAGCACCGGTTGCATCACTAAAACTTGTGCCATAGCCTGCGGAATAAAGGCGAAAGTCTTGCACTAAGTATTTATTAAAAATCGAGCTGCCAAAGTCATGGAAAATATAACCTGCAGGCATAAAGTCAACTTCAAAGTAATTATCATCTGGCGATGAACCTCTAACAGCAGGCTCCCCCATTGAACCGCCTGCGGCAACCACACCGGGTAATGCATATACCGCTAGCAATGGGTCACCTAACGCACCAGGCATATTAATCAGCTTTTCAGCATCTTCGGTAATTTCAGTAAGCACACTTGAGCGTTTCGATACCACTTGAATGCGTTCAATATTTGGTTCATTGCTTTGCTTAGCAAATGTACTATTGGCAAAAACGGCTGCTATTGCCGCTGCCACCAATGACATACGTTTAAATGAAGTCATATCATTTCCTTGATACAATTTATTTGTAGAGTAAGTAACGCGGAAATTTTACTGCTTCACACTGTAAGTGACTGTGGGAAATTGTTGAGAAGTGTAGTGAGGCGTAACAAAGGGTTTTGGCAATAATTTTACCAGTTCACTTAAGTAACTAGTCATCCTGTCGGACTAATTATCATGCTTACTACGTTAGAATTTATCAATGGAGAACAACTACATAAGAAGAACCACGCCTAGTTATCGTTTCATGGTTACAGCGCTAACCTTGCACACGTACTTAACAAAATTGGTATTAGAAAGTTGATAAAAACTAAAAAGAAGGAATTTTAGGCAATAAAAAACCCGAGCAAAAACTCGGGTTTTGTAATTCTTGTAAACGTAAAAAATTAACGTTTTGAGAATTGAGTGTTCTTACGTGCTTTCTTAAGACCCACTTTCTTACGCTCAACTTTACGAGCGTCGCGAGTAACGAAGCCAGCTTTACGAAGTGGTGAACGAAGAGACTCGTCAAACTCCATAAGCGCACGAGTAATACCGTGACGGATAGCACCCGCTTGACCAGTAGAACCACCACCTTCAACAGTGATGTAAAGGTCAAACTTTTCAGTCATTTCAACTAGCTCTAACGGCTGACGAACAACCATGCGAGAAGTTTCGCGACCGAAATATTCTTCGATAGAACGTTGATTGATTACGATGTTGCCAGTACCTGGGCGTAAGAATACGCGAGCACTTGAACTTTTACGACGACCTGTACCGTAGTATTGATTTGCCATGAGTTATGCTCCTTAAATGTCCAGTACTTGAGGCTGTTGAGCAACGTGTGCGTGCTCTGAACCTGCGTATACTTTTAGTTTACGGTACATTTCACGACCTAGAGGGCCTTTTGGTAACATACCTTTAACTGCTTTTTCGATGATCATTTCAGGCTTTTTAGCTTGAAGCTTATCGAAAGTGATAGACTTAAGACCACCTGGGAAACCAGTGTGAGCATAGTACATCTTATCAGTCGTCTTGTTACCTGTTACAGTAACTTTCTCAGCGTTAATAACGATGATGTAATCACCAGTATCTACGTGAGGAGTATATTCAGCTTTATGCTTACCGCGTAGACGGCGAGCGATTTCAGTAGCGATACGACCTAAAGTTTTGCCTTCAGCGTCAACTACGTACCAGTCACGTTTTACAGATTCTGGCTTAGCAACAAACGTTTTCATTTATTAAAAATCCAATGTTTACAATTTAAAAACCACAAGCAGAAAAATTTCTGCTGCTCTATTACACTTGCTTCAACCCCTTCGAGCTCAAGACTTAAAACCCTCAGCTGTGGCTAAACTAACCGAGGTAGAACGGTAAGTGGCGGACGCGGATTATAGCAAGGCCTGGATAGTTTTTCTACTAATAATTTGAGGAAAATAAAGGTTTTTGGCTGCGAGTAAGGGGTTGAGTAGGATTTTGAAACATTGAGTAAAATTTCAGCACTTACCTCCATGTATTTTAATAAACCCCATCCATGGGGCTCATGTCACTTTTCTTTGTCTCGCCAAAAATAAAGTAACCAAAAGAAAGGCGGCCGTACAATCAAACTTAACCCTCAAAGTAGCTTTAAATTTAAAGATAAACGTCATAAATCGATATCCCTATCTCAGTATGACTTACTCGACACGCTCCGCTTCCAGTCTCGTATTATCAATTAAAACCCACTTGTCGGGTTTGATTGAAACGGAATGGCTAGCTTGATGGCGTTTATGTTCACATTTAAAAATTATTTGAAGATAAGTTTGATTTCGGGGCGGCTTTTATTACGAAATACATACGTATATTTCACCCTTCGGGCCAGCTTCGCTGTTCAAATTTATTCCCGATAAATTTGTGGTTCGTTTTTACCGATTAAAAAAGAATGAACGAGTGCACCATGGATGGTGCAAGATAATAACAGGGAAGTAGAAACAAAAATGAACTTAATCACTAAGACTAAATGCCCACTTCCACAACAAAATAAACTACCCTACAATCAACCTCTCATCCAGCAACCTCCCCTGTATTGCTACAAACATAAAATAATCACCATAAGAAAAAGATTATGTATTTAAAATCACTGCTTACAGCAATACTATTTTCAAGCTTTTCACTAAACGCGACGCAAAGCCTAGATGCGAAACAATGGCGTTTCGCAGTAGACCCACACGGCAGTACTGCAAGCTATGAAGAACCATTAGTAAAAAAAGATTATGTGGGTATAGCGTTCAACCGCGTACCACGTGTCGATAAGCAAAATAATTCATGGGTGGAGTTAATTTACGATCTGCCCAAAAAATCCCTGGAAGGTATCACAAGTATCGAGATCACTTATCAAAGCGATAAACCGTTAGTGGTTAAGTTATCGCAGAAAGATTATGGTGGAACAGGTGATAAAAGTTATGCGCACTATCAAACAATATTGCCAAGTGCGAATAAATGGCAAACGCACTCATTAACTTTCGATAATTTCAGCCGCCCAAAATGGACACCAAGCTGGTCTAAAGATAAAGGCGTCACAAAAGCTAATGTTTCTGCACTTTATTTTGTGCCAAATCTAACCGATGAAAAAGGCGGTAACGCGTGGCTAAAAATTAAAAAAGTAAAGTTGCAGTAGAAAAGAAAGGTTAAAGAAACTAGGCCTAAGTTCTAGTTTCTTTACGTTAAACACGTCTCGTTAGGCTAAATGCTCACGCCCTAAGTACTCTAAACTTTGCATTTCTTGTAAGCGGCTAATACAGCGTTTAAATTCAAAGTCTAAAATACCGCCTGTATAAAGTTCTTCTAACGGTGCGATGGCAGAAATAATTAATGTAACATTGCGCTCGTAAAACTCATCAACCAAAGCAATAAAGCGGCGCGCTGCATCATCGTTAGCATGTTCTGAACCCATATATTTTACATTTGAAAGTAGCACAGTGTGATAAATCCGGCTGAGCTCCATGTAATCTACTTGGCTGCGCGCAGTTTCGCATAGCTCGCTAAATTCAAACATTACAATACTGTCAGCTTCCATTCGAGTTGTTAGATTGCGCCCTTCAACCTCGATAACTTTGTCTTTATGACCAGGCTCTGGCGATAACTTATCAAAGTATTCATATAAATTTTTATCTGCTTGAGCATCTAGTGGGCTATGATAGATCTCCGCTTGTTCCAGTGTACGCAAACGGTAATCAATACCCGAATCAACATTAACCACTTCGGTATTTGCTTTAACTAAATCGATCGCAGGCAAAAATCGCGCACGCTGAAGACCATTGCGATATAGCTCATCAGGTACAATATTGGACGTAGCAACTAAAACGATATCGCGTTTGAATAGCTCCTGCATCAAGCCACCAAGCAACATTGCATCGGTTATATCTTGCACAAAAAATTCATCAAAACAGATAATATCGGCTTCACTTTTAAATTTATCTGCCACCTTTTCAAGAGGATCTTGAACGTCTTTAAGCAGTTTAAGCTCATCATGTACGCGATGCATAAAGCGGTGAAAATGCACACGCATTTTGCGCTCAAATGGCAAGGCTTCAAAAAACGTATCAACAAGATAAGTTTTGCCACGCCCTACGCCACCCCAAAAATATAACCCTTTGATTTCACGTTTTTCAGGCTTTGAGAAAAGCTTGGCAAAGAAACCTTTTTTAACTGGAGGTTGCGCCGTTAAATCGTCATATAAACGCTGCAAATGTCGCACCGCATTTTCTTGCGCGGCATCATGGTGAAAATCATCACGCGTCAAATCTTGTTGATATTTTTGCCAAGGGGTCATCATAAATACAAAGAGTTACTTAAAATTTGATGTAAAATATTAACACGAGCGCAATCAAAGCGTATATTTAAAGTATGTATTTTCAAAAATTATAAGGCTTAATAATATGAGTACAGCCATTTGGATCACCTTATTAGTTGCGACAGCCATAGCAAGTTTTTTCACCGGAAGCCTACTTACTAAACGTCAATATGAACATGACGAGCTCGAGAAAGAAGTAGAAAAAGCGCAAAATGACCTCGAGCAGTTTAAACAAGATGTGGGAGATCATGTCGCTCACACCAATAAACTGATGGGAAAAATGCAAGACAGTTACCTTCAACTTGTTAAGCACATGGAAGAAACAAATAAACTACTCGTCGCTAAAAACGACAGTGAAGTTGTTCCTTTCTTTTCCCAAGAAGCCACTGAAATTTTGCCTGAAACACGTAATAACGATGTAACACGCACTGAGATCCTTGCGAGAAATGCAGAATTACAAGCACCGCCAGCAGACTTTGTTACCGGCGAAACAGGTATTTTTAGAGGTGATAGTTCAGAAAATAAGCAATCAGAAAGTGCTTAATCGCATCTTGATGAACTTTTTTTTGACCCCATAGTCATTATAAGTAACTGGCCAATTTGTGGCGTACTAGCACAGTACAAATTGGCTACCTTTTTGATTTAAGGAGCGTTATTTTGACTATGAAAACAAAATTATCTGTATTAAGCGCAGCAATT
This genomic window contains:
- a CDS encoding ZapG family protein; this translates as MSTAIWITLLVATAIASFFTGSLLTKRQYEHDELEKEVEKAQNDLEQFKQDVGDHVAHTNKLMGKMQDSYLQLVKHMEETNKLLVAKNDSEVVPFFSQEATEILPETRNNDVTRTEILARNAELQAPPADFVTGETGIFRGDSSENKQSESA
- the zapE gene encoding cell division protein ZapE, which gives rise to MTPWQKYQQDLTRDDFHHDAAQENAVRHLQRLYDDLTAQPPVKKGFFAKLFSKPEKREIKGLYFWGGVGRGKTYLVDTFFEALPFERKMRVHFHRFMHRVHDELKLLKDVQDPLEKVADKFKSEADIICFDEFFVQDITDAMLLGGLMQELFKRDIVLVATSNIVPDELYRNGLQRARFLPAIDLVKANTEVVNVDSGIDYRLRTLEQAEIYHSPLDAQADKNLYEYFDKLSPEPGHKDKVIEVEGRNLTTRMEADSIVMFEFSELCETARSQVDYMELSRIYHTVLLSNVKYMGSEHANDDAARRFIALVDEFYERNVTLIISAIAPLEELYTGGILDFEFKRCISRLQEMQSLEYLGREHLA
- the rplM gene encoding 50S ribosomal protein L13, encoding MKTFVAKPESVKRDWYVVDAEGKTLGRIATEIARRLRGKHKAEYTPHVDTGDYIIVINAEKVTVTGNKTTDKMYYAHTGFPGGLKSITFDKLQAKKPEMIIEKAVKGMLPKGPLGREMYRKLKVYAGSEHAHVAQQPQVLDI